The DNA segment CACGTCGACCTTCTTGCCGGCAACGACCTTGTCGCCCGGTGCAAGACGCTGCGGCGCGATGATATAGGCCTGTTCGCCGCCCTCATAGGTGAGCAGGGCGATGAACGCCGACCGGTTCGGGTCATATTCGAGCCGCTCGACGGTGGCCACCGTGTCCCAGGTGCGACGCTTGAAGTCGATCACCCGATACTTCTGCTTGTGACCGCCGGCGATGCCGCGCGAGGTGACATGGCCCTTGTTGTTGCGACCACCGGTCTTGCGCTTACCTTCGGTCAGCGCCTTGACGGGCTTGCCCTTCCACAGCGAGGACTTGTCGACGAGGATCAGGCCACGGCGGGCCGGGCTCGTCGGCTTGTATTGCTTGAGTGCCATGATCCTTAGATCCCGCTCGTGATGTCGATCGACTGGCCTTCGGCCAGCGTCACAATCGCTTTTTTGACGTCCGTGCGCTTGTAGGGAGCACCCTTCCAGCGCTTGGTCTTGCCCTTGGTGACCATCGTGTTGACGCCGGTCACCTTGACGTTGAACAGCGCTTCGACGGCCGCCTTGATTTCAGGCTTGGACGCGGTGCCGGCGACCCTGAACACGACCGAGTTGTTCTCCGACAGCAAGGTCGACTTCTCGGTGATGTGCGGCGCGAGCACGATGTCGTAGTGGCGGATATCGACCGCCGCTTCCTGCTTCTTAGCCATTGAACCGGGCCTCCAGCTTTTCAACCGCGGCGCGGGTCAGGACCAGCGTCTCGTGGCGCATGATGTCATAGACGTTGGCACCGACCGCAGGCATCAGGTTGATACCCTGCAGGTTCGCCGACGCATGAGCGAAACCGACATTCAGCGCGTCGCCGTCGATCACCAGTGCCGACTTACCGAAGCCAAGCTTGCTCAGCTTGGCCGACAACGCCTTGGTCTTGGCCTCGCTGCCCATGTCGAGATTGTCGAGCACGATCAGCTGGCCGCCCTGGGCCTTCGCCGACAGCGCCATCTTCAGCCCGAGCGCCCGAACCTTCTTATTGAGGCTCGAGGTGAAGACACGGGCCCGCGGACCATGTGCCTTGCCGCCACCGATGAAGATCGGGGCACGACGATCGCCGTGACGGGCAGTACCGCCACCCTTCTGGCGGCCGAACTTCTTGCCGGTGCGGGCAACGTCCGAGCGCTCACGGGCCGCACGCGCCGGGGCGCGACGGTTGATAAGCTGCCAGGTCACCACGCGGTGCAGGATGTCGGCGCGCGGCTCGACGCCGAACACGGCCTCGTCGAGCTGGATATCGCCGCCAGCCTTGGCGTCGAGGGTCTGAACCTTGACCTTCATCGCTTAGCCTTCCTTGCTCTCGTCGGCTGCCGGCTGGTCGCCCGCGGCGTCGGAGTCCTTGTTCTCGCCGGCGTCGGCCTTGGCCTCGCCCGCAGTTTCGATGGCGCCCGCTTCCTGCTCGGCAGCAATCGCCTTCACTTCCTCGTCGCTGGGCGTCGTGGGGATCGCTTCGACCGCCGCTTCATCGACCAGGCCGATCGGGGTCTCTTCGATCTTCTCGCCCTTTTCGATGAGCTTGGCCGGATAAGGCACATTCTCGTTCATCGGCAGCTTGATCGCGTCGGTGACGGTAAGCCAGCCACCCTTGTGACCGGGAACCGAACCCTTGACGAAGATCAGCCCGCGAGCAGCATCGGTGCCGACCACCAGCAGATTCTGCTGAGTGCGGTTACGGGCACCCATGTGACCGGCCATCTTCTTGTTCTTGAAGACGCGGCCGGGATCCTGGCGGTTACCGGTCGAACCGTGCGAACGGTGAGCAACCGAAACGCCGTGGGTCGCGCGAAGACCGCCGAAACCCCAACGCTTCATGGCGCCGGCAAAGCCCTTACCCTGGGTCACGCCCTGGATATCGACATATTGGCCAGCGATGAAATGATCGGCGCTAAGCGTCGCGCCGACATCGAGGAGCGCATCCTCGGCGACACGGAACTCGACGACCCGAGCCTTGGGTTCGACCTCGGCCTTGCCGAACACCACGCGCTGCGGCTTGGCGACATTCTTCGCCTTCGCCTTGCCAGCGCCGAGCTGAACAGCGGTGTAGCCGTCGCGATCTTGCTCGCGCCGGCCGACGACCTGGACTTCCTCAAGCTGGAGGACGGTGACGGGCACGTGGCGCCCGTCCGCCTGGAACAGGCGGGTCATTCCCATTTTCTTAGCGATCACGCCAGTGCGCATGATCCACACTCCTACAGAGGCCCCTCTTAGGAAGGGGCGTGCCGGCCCATGAATTAATGCGTGCCCCGCTTGGGCCATTCCCACCAAGAAGGCGGGATGCGGGGGACGCAGTCCGGAAAATTCCCGAGGGTTGTTTTCCGCGGTATCCCTTGATCCGTTACCGGCCCCGAAAGGCCGACTTGGTTCCTTGAAAATCGAGGAACCGACGGCCGAATCTGGCCGCGGTGCCAGCCCTTTAGGCCAGCTTGATCTCTACGTCTACCCCGGCAGCGAGATCGAGCTTCATTAGTGCATCCACCGTCTGCGGCGTCGGCTGGACGATGTCCAAAAGACGCTTGTAGGTGCGGACTTCGAACTGCTCGCGCGACTTCTTGTCGACGTGGGGCGAGCGGTTCACGGTAAACTTCTCGATGCGCGTCGGCAGCGGAATGGGACCGCGAATGAGGGCACCCGTCCGCCGAGCGGTATCAGCGATGTCCCCGGTAGCCTGGTCGAGCACACGATGATCGAAGGCCTTGAGACGAATCCGGATGTTCTGCGTTTCCATGTCCACTTACCGATGCGAAAGAGCCTGAGCGCCGCTTCCCGATGGAAGCCTTGCCCTTACATTAAAAGCCAAGCGCGACACTGGCCCCTTGGGCCGACGCCGCGCTTTAGCGAAACTGGTTGCGGGCCGCGTTTTTCCGTTGCGGAGAATCGCGCGGCCCGCGCCCTATATTACTTCGTGATGGTGCCGACAACCCCTGCGCCGACGGTCCGGCCGCCTTCGCGAATCGCGAAGCGCAAGCCCTGGTCCATCGCGATCGGAGCGATCAGCTTCACGCCCAGCGAGACATTGTCGCCCGGCATGACCATCTCGGTGCCTTCCGGCAGCTGGATTTCACCGGTCACGTCCGTCGTCCGGAAGTAGAACTGCGGACGATAGTTGGCGAAGAACGGCGTGTGACGGCCGCCTTCGTCCTTCGACAGGACGTAGACTTCGGCCTGGAAGTCGGTGTGCGGAGTAACCGAACCCGGCTTGGCCAGTACCTGGCCACGCTCGACGTCTTCACGAC comes from the Sphingomonas xanthus genome and includes:
- the rplD gene encoding 50S ribosomal protein L4, which produces MKVKVQTLDAKAGGDIQLDEAVFGVEPRADILHRVVTWQLINRRAPARAARERSDVARTGKKFGRQKGGGTARHGDRRAPIFIGGGKAHGPRARVFTSSLNKKVRALGLKMALSAKAQGGQLIVLDNLDMGSEAKTKALSAKLSKLGFGKSALVIDGDALNVGFAHASANLQGINLMPAVGANVYDIMRHETLVLTRAAVEKLEARFNG
- the rpsJ gene encoding 30S ribosomal protein S10 encodes the protein METQNIRIRLKAFDHRVLDQATGDIADTARRTGALIRGPIPLPTRIEKFTVNRSPHVDKKSREQFEVRTYKRLLDIVQPTPQTVDALMKLDLAAGVDVEIKLA
- a CDS encoding 50S ribosomal protein L23 codes for the protein MAKKQEAAVDIRHYDIVLAPHITEKSTLLSENNSVVFRVAGTASKPEIKAAVEALFNVKVTGVNTMVTKGKTKRWKGAPYKRTDVKKAIVTLAEGQSIDITSGI
- the rplC gene encoding 50S ribosomal protein L3, translated to MRTGVIAKKMGMTRLFQADGRHVPVTVLQLEEVQVVGRREQDRDGYTAVQLGAGKAKAKNVAKPQRVVFGKAEVEPKARVVEFRVAEDALLDVGATLSADHFIAGQYVDIQGVTQGKGFAGAMKRWGFGGLRATHGVSVAHRSHGSTGNRQDPGRVFKNKKMAGHMGARNRTQQNLLVVGTDAARGLIFVKGSVPGHKGGWLTVTDAIKLPMNENVPYPAKLIEKGEKIEETPIGLVDEAAVEAIPTTPSDEEVKAIAAEQEAGAIETAGEAKADAGENKDSDAAGDQPAADESKEG